Proteins encoded within one genomic window of Clupea harengus chromosome 10, Ch_v2.0.2, whole genome shotgun sequence:
- the adgrl2a gene encoding adhesion G protein-coupled receptor L2 isoform X15, which yields MRRASTVSAMACFLLRTSAVCCLVLALAHVQCSEGFSRAALPFGLVRRELSCEGYPIDLRCPGSDVIMIETANYGRTDDKICDADPFQMENINCYLPDAFKIMSQRCNNRTQCIVITGSDVFPDPCPGTYKYLEVQYECVPYIFVCPGTLKAVGDPSFLFEAEQQAGSWCKDPLQAGDKVYFMPWTPYRTDTLIEYSSLDDFQNSRQTVTYKLPHRVDGTGFVVYDGAVFFNKERTRNIVKFDLRTRIKSGEAIINNANYHDTSPYKWGGKTDIDLAVDENGLWVIYATEQNNGMIVISQLNPYTLRFDATWETTYDKRSASNAFMICGVLYVVRSTYEDNDSEVSKSVIDYIYNTKLNRGEYVDIHFPNQYQYIAAVEYNPRDNQLYVWNNFYVLRYNLIFGPPDPANGPGTFEGTFSPEPVKTTTMTTTTLLTKTPVNTVTTTTISPKTGTKVFKSPPEVPEITTRPSLDSFPLPARFCESTEKRDIAWPQTQRGMLVERPCPKGTRGTASYLCVLTTGAWNPKGPDLSNCTSHWVNQVAQKIRSGENAANLANELAKHTKGPIFAGDVSSTMRLMEQLVDILDAQLQELKPSEKDSAGRSFNKAIVDTVDNLLRPEALKSWRDMNTTEQTHAATMLLDTLEEGAFVLADNLMEPAIVKVPANNIILDVYVLSTDGQVQDFKFPQTTKGGVSIQLSANTVKLNSRNGVAKLVFVLYKNLGQFLSTENSTLRLHTQTHGRNQSVAVNSDVIAASINKESSRVFISDPVIFTLEHIDTQHYFNSSCSFWNYSERSMTGYWSTQGCKLITGNKTHTTCSCSHLTNFAVLMAQREVGGKDEVHELLLTVITRVGIAISLVCLAMSIFTFCFFRGLQSDRNTILKNLCINLFIAELIFLIGIDMTEPRIGCSIIAGILHFFFLASFGWMCLEGVQLYLMVVEVFESEYSRKKYYYVSGYLFPTIVVIVSAAVDYRSYGTDEACWLRVDNHFIWSFIGPVTFIIMLNLIFLVITMYKMVKHTTSLKPDSSRLENIKSWVLGGFALLFLLVLTWSFGLFFIHESSVVMAYLFTIFNTFQGMFIFIFHCLLQKKVRKEYSKCFRHTYCCGGLPAENSHSSTKTATTRTSARYSSGTQSRIRRMWNDTVRKQSESSFISGDINSTSTLNQGHSLSNKREAGAMDTLPLNGNFNNSYSLRNGDYGDSVQVVDCGLSIDDAAFEKMIISELVHNNLRACNKNHNTERISSTKVAVGGSSSEDDAIVADASSLVHTANPRLELHQRELEAPLIPQRTHSLLYHPQDKGKLECMESYSISPLTPETEDNLQSPNRDSLYTSMPNLRDSPYRECSPDIEEELSPSKRSENDDVYYKSMPNLGAGLQLQAYYQINKVGDGYIIPISKEGCIPEGDVREGQMQLVTSL from the exons TTTTTGTTTGTCCTGGGACTCTGAAAGCTGTCGGAgatccttcctttctctttgaGGCGGAGCAGCAAGCGGGCTCCTGGTGCAAAGACCCACTCCAAGCAGGTGACAAAGTCTACTTCATGCCCTGGACTCCCTACCGCACGGATACGCTTATCGAGTACTCATCGCTCGACGACTTCCAAAACTCTCGGCAAACTGTCACGTACAAGCTCCCTCACCGAGTAGATGGTACTGGATTTGTGGTGTATGACGGGGCTGTGTTTTTCAACAAAGAGAGAACACGCAACATCGTAAAGTTTGATCTCCGGACCAGAATCAAGAGTGGAGAGGCCATTATTAACAATGCAAACTACCATGACACATCCCCGTACAAGTGGGGTGGTAAGACAGACATAGACTTGGCCGTGGATGAGAACGGGCTTTGGGTCATCTACGCTACAGAGCAGAACAATGGCATGATTGTCATTAGCCAGTTGAACCCCTATACCTTGCGATTCGATGCCACGTGGGAGACGACGTACGACAAGCGCTCGGCGTCCAACGCGTTCATGATATGTGGAGTGCTCTACGTAGTCAGGTCCACATACGAGGACAACGACAGCGAAGTCAGCAAAAGTGTCATCGACTATATTTACAACACGAAACTCAACCGAGGGGAGTATGTGGATATTCACTTTCCTAATCAGTATCAGTATATAGCAGCGGTGGAATACAATCCCAGAGATAACCAGCTCTATGTTTGGAATAATTTCTACGTATTGCGATATAATCTCATATTCGGACCACCGGATCCTGCAAACG GCCCGGGAACTTTCGAAGGAACCTTTTCACCAGAGCCTGTCAAGACAACCACCATGACCACCACGACACTTTTGACCAAGACCCCCGTAAACACGGTGACGACCACAACCATTAGCCCAAAGACTGGAACCAAAGTCTTCAAATCGCCTCCGGAGGTTCCCGAGATCACCACGCGGCCCTCCTTGGACTCGTTCCCTCTGCCGGCGCGCTTCTGTGAgagcacagagaagagagacataGCGTGGCCGCAGACCCAGAGGGGCATGCTGGTGGAGAGGCCCTGCCCCAAAGGGACGCGCG GCACTGCGTCCTACTTATGTGTGCTTACCACGGGGGCCTGGAACCCGAAAGGACCTGATCTCAGTAATTGTACCTCCCATTGGGTTAATCAAGTCGCTCAGAAG ATCCGGAGCGGAGAGAATGCAGCGAACCTTGCCAATGAGCTGGCCAAGCACACCAAAGGACCCATCTTCGCCGGCGATGTTAGCTCCACCATGAGACTGATGGAGCAGCTCGTTGATATCTTGGACGCTCAGCTGCAGGAGTTGAAACCCAGCGAGAAGGACTCTGCGGGTCGGAGTTTTAACAAG GCTATTGTAGATACAGTTGACAACCTCTTGAGGCCGGAGGCCCTGAAGTCCTGGAGAGATATGAACACCACGGAACAGACTCATGCTGCAACTATGTTACTTGATACTCTAGAGGAAGGAGCTTTCGTCCTCGCAGACAATCTAATGGAGCCAGCCATTGTGAAAGTACCTGCTAACAATATAA TCCTCGATGTCTACGTGCTCAGCACAGATGGGCAGGTGCAGGATTTTAAGTTTCCACAGACGACCAAAGGTGGAGTTTCGATTCAGCTGTCTGCCAACACCGTGAAACTCAACAGCAGAAACG GAGTTGCGAAGTTGGTATTTGTTCTCTACAAAAACCTGGGACAGTTTCTCAGTACTGAAAACTCGACCCTCAGACTGCATACCCAGACGCACGGTCGCAACCAATCTGTGGCTGTCAACTCAGACGTCATCGCCGCCTCCATCAACAAAGAGTCCAGTCGGGTCTTCATATCAGATCCTGTGATATTTACCCTAGAGCATATTGAC ACACAACACTACTTCAACTCCAGCTGTTCGTTCTGGAACTACTCAGAGAGGAGCATGACAGGATACTGGTCTACACAGGGCTGTAAGCTCATCACggggaataaaacacacacaacctgctccTGCAGCCATTTAACCAACTTTGCAGTCCTGATGGCCCAACGAGAAGTCGGG GGTAAAGATGAAGTGCACGAGCTGCTGCTGACTGTGATCACCCGCGTCGGGATCGCCATCTCTCTGGTCTGTCTGGCCATGAGCATTTTCACCTTCTGCTTCTTCCGAGGTCTACAAAGTGACCGCAACACCATCCTCAAGAACCTGTGCATCAACCTCTTCATCGCAGAGTTAATCTTTTTAATTGGTATCGACATGACAGAACCCCGG ATTGGCTGCTCCATCATCGCTGGGATTTTACATTTCTTCTTCTTGGCTTCCTTTGGCTGGATGTGTCTGGAGGGCGTCCAGCTCTACCTCATGGTGGTGGAAGTATTTGAGAGTGAATACTCGAGGAAGAAATACTACTACGTGTCCGGCTACCTTTTCCCCACCATAGTCGTCATCGTCTCCGCTGCAGTCGACTACCGCAGCTATGGGACAGACGAGGC CTGCTGGCTAAGAGTGGATAATCATTTCATCTGGAGCTTCATAGGACCTGTTACCTTCATCATTATG CTAAACCTCATCTTCCTGGTCATAACTATGTATAAAATGGTCAAGCACACAACTTCACTGAAACCTGACTCCAGCAGGCTGGAAAATATAAA aTCATGGGTTCTTGGAGGTTTTGCACTTCTTTTCCTCCTGGTTCTGACATGGTCATTTGGGCTGTTCTTCATCCATGAATCTTCCGTGGTCATGGCGTATCTCTTCACCATATTCAACACCTTCCAGGGAATGTTTATCTTCATATTCCACTGCCTACTTCAGAAAAAG GTGCGAAAGGAGTATAGCAAATGCTTCCGACACACTTACTGCTGCGGAGGTTTACCGGCTGAAAACTCCCACAGCTCAACCAAGACAGCAACCACAAGGACAAGTGCCCGCTACTCATCTGGTACTCAG AGTCGTATCAGGAGAATGTGGAACGACACCGTCAGAAAACAGTCTGAATCTTCCTTTATCTCAGGCGACATCAACAGCACATCAACCCTTAATCAAG GACACTCACTGAGCAACAAGAGGGAAGCAGGTGCAATGGATACTCTACCGCTAAATGGTAACTTTAACAATAGCTATTCACTGCGCAATGGGGACTACGGGGACAGTGTGCAAGTTGTGGATTGTGGACTTAGCATAGACGATGCGGCTTTCGAGAAAATGATCATCTCGGAGCTGGTGCACAACAATCTCAGGGCCTGCAACAAGAACCACAACACGGAGCGAATTTCTTCAACCAAAGTGGCCGTTGGGGGCAGCAGCAGCGAAGATGATGCCATCGTTGCCGACGCCTCATCTTTGGTGCACACTGCCAACCCACGGCTGGAACTGCACCAGAGGGAGCTGGAAGCTCCGCTTATTCCGCAACGGACGCACTCGCTCCTGTACCACCCACAGGACAAGGGCAAGCTGGAGTGCATGGAGAGCTACTCTATCTCTCCGCTGACTCCAGAAACGGAGGACAACCTGCAGTCCCCCAACAGAGACTCTTTGTACACTAGTATGCCTAATTTGAGGGACTCGCCTTATCGTGAGTGCAGCCCGGATATAGAGGAAGAGCTTTCTCCGTCGAAGAGGAGTGAAAACGATGATGTTTACTATAAGAGCATGCCGAACTTGGGAGCGGGCCTTCAGCTGCAAGCCTATTACCAGATAAATAAAGTGGGTGACGGCTATATTATTCCCATAAGCAAAGAGGGATGCATCCCGGAGGGGGATGTTCGGGAAGGACAAATGCAGCTAGTCACAAGCCTTTAG
- the adgrl2a gene encoding adhesion G protein-coupled receptor L2 isoform X4 has product MRRASTVSAMACFLLRTSAVCCLVLALAHVQCSEGFSRAALPFGLVRRELSCEGYPIDLRCPGSDVIMIETANYGRTDDKICDADPFQMENINCYLPDAFKIMSQRCNNRTQCIVITGSDVFPDPCPGTYKYLEVQYECVPYKVEQKVFVCPGTLKAVGDPSFLFEAEQQAGSWCKDPLQAGDKVYFMPWTPYRTDTLIEYSSLDDFQNSRQTVTYKLPHRVDGTGFVVYDGAVFFNKERTRNIVKFDLRTRIKSGEAIINNANYHDTSPYKWGGKTDIDLAVDENGLWVIYATEQNNGMIVISQLNPYTLRFDATWETTYDKRSASNAFMICGVLYVVRSTYEDNDSEVSKSVIDYIYNTKLNRGEYVDIHFPNQYQYIAAVEYNPRDNQLYVWNNFYVLRYNLIFGPPDPANGPGTFEGTFSPEPVKTTTMTTTTLLTKTPVNTVTTTTISPKTGTKVFKSPPEVPEITTRPSLDSFPLPARFCESTEKRDIAWPQTQRGMLVERPCPKGTRGTASYLCVLTTGAWNPKGPDLSNCTSHWVNQVAQKIRSGENAANLANELAKHTKGPIFAGDVSSTMRLMEQLVDILDAQLQELKPSEKDSAGRSFNKAIVDTVDNLLRPEALKSWRDMNTTEQTHAATMLLDTLEEGAFVLADNLMEPAIVKVPANNIILDVYVLSTDGQVQDFKFPQTTKGGVSIQLSANTVKLNSRNGVAKLVFVLYKNLGQFLSTENSTLRLHTQTHGRNQSVAVNSDVIAASINKESSRVFISDPVIFTLEHIDTQHYFNSSCSFWNYSERSMTGYWSTQGCKLITGNKTHTTCSCSHLTNFAVLMAQREVGGKDEVHELLLTVITRVGIAISLVCLAMSIFTFCFFRGLQSDRNTILKNLCINLFIAELIFLIGIDMTEPRIGCSIIAGILHFFFLASFGWMCLEGVQLYLMVVEVFESEYSRKKYYYVSGYLFPTIVVIVSAAVDYRSYGTDEACWLRVDNHFIWSFIGPVTFIIMLNLIFLVITMYKMVKHTTSLKPDSSRLENINNYRVCDGYFNTDLPGYEDNKPFIKSWVLGGFALLFLLVLTWSFGLFFIHESSVVMAYLFTIFNTFQGMFIFIFHCLLQKKVRKEYSKCFRHTYCCGGLPAENSHSSTKTATTRTSARYSSGTQSRIRRMWNDTVRKQSESSFISGDINSTSTLNQGMTGNYLLTNPLLRPQGTNNPYNTLLAETIVCNSTAAPVFNSPVTYRETRHSLSNKREAGAMDTLPLNGNFNNSYSLRNGDYGDSVQVVDCGLSIDDAAFEKMIISELVHNNLRACNKNHNTERISSTKVAVGGSSSEDDAIVADASSLVHTANPRLELHQRELEAPLIPQRTHSLLYHPQDKGKLECMESYSISPLTPETEDNLQSPNRDSLYTSMPNLRDSPYRECSPDIEEELSPSKRSENDDVYYKSMPNLGAGLQLQAYYQINKVGDGYIIPISKEGCIPEGDVREGQMQLVTSL; this is encoded by the exons TTTTTGTTTGTCCTGGGACTCTGAAAGCTGTCGGAgatccttcctttctctttgaGGCGGAGCAGCAAGCGGGCTCCTGGTGCAAAGACCCACTCCAAGCAGGTGACAAAGTCTACTTCATGCCCTGGACTCCCTACCGCACGGATACGCTTATCGAGTACTCATCGCTCGACGACTTCCAAAACTCTCGGCAAACTGTCACGTACAAGCTCCCTCACCGAGTAGATGGTACTGGATTTGTGGTGTATGACGGGGCTGTGTTTTTCAACAAAGAGAGAACACGCAACATCGTAAAGTTTGATCTCCGGACCAGAATCAAGAGTGGAGAGGCCATTATTAACAATGCAAACTACCATGACACATCCCCGTACAAGTGGGGTGGTAAGACAGACATAGACTTGGCCGTGGATGAGAACGGGCTTTGGGTCATCTACGCTACAGAGCAGAACAATGGCATGATTGTCATTAGCCAGTTGAACCCCTATACCTTGCGATTCGATGCCACGTGGGAGACGACGTACGACAAGCGCTCGGCGTCCAACGCGTTCATGATATGTGGAGTGCTCTACGTAGTCAGGTCCACATACGAGGACAACGACAGCGAAGTCAGCAAAAGTGTCATCGACTATATTTACAACACGAAACTCAACCGAGGGGAGTATGTGGATATTCACTTTCCTAATCAGTATCAGTATATAGCAGCGGTGGAATACAATCCCAGAGATAACCAGCTCTATGTTTGGAATAATTTCTACGTATTGCGATATAATCTCATATTCGGACCACCGGATCCTGCAAACG GCCCGGGAACTTTCGAAGGAACCTTTTCACCAGAGCCTGTCAAGACAACCACCATGACCACCACGACACTTTTGACCAAGACCCCCGTAAACACGGTGACGACCACAACCATTAGCCCAAAGACTGGAACCAAAGTCTTCAAATCGCCTCCGGAGGTTCCCGAGATCACCACGCGGCCCTCCTTGGACTCGTTCCCTCTGCCGGCGCGCTTCTGTGAgagcacagagaagagagacataGCGTGGCCGCAGACCCAGAGGGGCATGCTGGTGGAGAGGCCCTGCCCCAAAGGGACGCGCG GCACTGCGTCCTACTTATGTGTGCTTACCACGGGGGCCTGGAACCCGAAAGGACCTGATCTCAGTAATTGTACCTCCCATTGGGTTAATCAAGTCGCTCAGAAG ATCCGGAGCGGAGAGAATGCAGCGAACCTTGCCAATGAGCTGGCCAAGCACACCAAAGGACCCATCTTCGCCGGCGATGTTAGCTCCACCATGAGACTGATGGAGCAGCTCGTTGATATCTTGGACGCTCAGCTGCAGGAGTTGAAACCCAGCGAGAAGGACTCTGCGGGTCGGAGTTTTAACAAG GCTATTGTAGATACAGTTGACAACCTCTTGAGGCCGGAGGCCCTGAAGTCCTGGAGAGATATGAACACCACGGAACAGACTCATGCTGCAACTATGTTACTTGATACTCTAGAGGAAGGAGCTTTCGTCCTCGCAGACAATCTAATGGAGCCAGCCATTGTGAAAGTACCTGCTAACAATATAA TCCTCGATGTCTACGTGCTCAGCACAGATGGGCAGGTGCAGGATTTTAAGTTTCCACAGACGACCAAAGGTGGAGTTTCGATTCAGCTGTCTGCCAACACCGTGAAACTCAACAGCAGAAACG GAGTTGCGAAGTTGGTATTTGTTCTCTACAAAAACCTGGGACAGTTTCTCAGTACTGAAAACTCGACCCTCAGACTGCATACCCAGACGCACGGTCGCAACCAATCTGTGGCTGTCAACTCAGACGTCATCGCCGCCTCCATCAACAAAGAGTCCAGTCGGGTCTTCATATCAGATCCTGTGATATTTACCCTAGAGCATATTGAC ACACAACACTACTTCAACTCCAGCTGTTCGTTCTGGAACTACTCAGAGAGGAGCATGACAGGATACTGGTCTACACAGGGCTGTAAGCTCATCACggggaataaaacacacacaacctgctccTGCAGCCATTTAACCAACTTTGCAGTCCTGATGGCCCAACGAGAAGTCGGG GGTAAAGATGAAGTGCACGAGCTGCTGCTGACTGTGATCACCCGCGTCGGGATCGCCATCTCTCTGGTCTGTCTGGCCATGAGCATTTTCACCTTCTGCTTCTTCCGAGGTCTACAAAGTGACCGCAACACCATCCTCAAGAACCTGTGCATCAACCTCTTCATCGCAGAGTTAATCTTTTTAATTGGTATCGACATGACAGAACCCCGG ATTGGCTGCTCCATCATCGCTGGGATTTTACATTTCTTCTTCTTGGCTTCCTTTGGCTGGATGTGTCTGGAGGGCGTCCAGCTCTACCTCATGGTGGTGGAAGTATTTGAGAGTGAATACTCGAGGAAGAAATACTACTACGTGTCCGGCTACCTTTTCCCCACCATAGTCGTCATCGTCTCCGCTGCAGTCGACTACCGCAGCTATGGGACAGACGAGGC CTGCTGGCTAAGAGTGGATAATCATTTCATCTGGAGCTTCATAGGACCTGTTACCTTCATCATTATG CTAAACCTCATCTTCCTGGTCATAACTATGTATAAAATGGTCAAGCACACAACTTCACTGAAACCTGACTCCAGCAGGCTGGAAAATATAAA TAATTATCGTGTATGCGACGGCTACTTTAATACTGATTTGCCAGG CTATGAGGATAATAAACCGTTCATCAA aTCATGGGTTCTTGGAGGTTTTGCACTTCTTTTCCTCCTGGTTCTGACATGGTCATTTGGGCTGTTCTTCATCCATGAATCTTCCGTGGTCATGGCGTATCTCTTCACCATATTCAACACCTTCCAGGGAATGTTTATCTTCATATTCCACTGCCTACTTCAGAAAAAG GTGCGAAAGGAGTATAGCAAATGCTTCCGACACACTTACTGCTGCGGAGGTTTACCGGCTGAAAACTCCCACAGCTCAACCAAGACAGCAACCACAAGGACAAGTGCCCGCTACTCATCTGGTACTCAG AGTCGTATCAGGAGAATGTGGAACGACACCGTCAGAAAACAGTCTGAATCTTCCTTTATCTCAGGCGACATCAACAGCACATCAACCCTTAATCAAG gAATGACTGGCAATTACCTTCTAACTAACCCTCTTCTTCGACCGCAAGGCACTAATAACCCCTATAACACTCTCCTGGCTGAAACGATCGTGTGTAACTCTACTGCGGCCCCCGTCTTTAACTCTCCAG TGACCTACAGAGAGACAA GACACTCACTGAGCAACAAGAGGGAAGCAGGTGCAATGGATACTCTACCGCTAAATGGTAACTTTAACAATAGCTATTCACTGCGCAATGGGGACTACGGGGACAGTGTGCAAGTTGTGGATTGTGGACTTAGCATAGACGATGCGGCTTTCGAGAAAATGATCATCTCGGAGCTGGTGCACAACAATCTCAGGGCCTGCAACAAGAACCACAACACGGAGCGAATTTCTTCAACCAAAGTGGCCGTTGGGGGCAGCAGCAGCGAAGATGATGCCATCGTTGCCGACGCCTCATCTTTGGTGCACACTGCCAACCCACGGCTGGAACTGCACCAGAGGGAGCTGGAAGCTCCGCTTATTCCGCAACGGACGCACTCGCTCCTGTACCACCCACAGGACAAGGGCAAGCTGGAGTGCATGGAGAGCTACTCTATCTCTCCGCTGACTCCAGAAACGGAGGACAACCTGCAGTCCCCCAACAGAGACTCTTTGTACACTAGTATGCCTAATTTGAGGGACTCGCCTTATCGTGAGTGCAGCCCGGATATAGAGGAAGAGCTTTCTCCGTCGAAGAGGAGTGAAAACGATGATGTTTACTATAAGAGCATGCCGAACTTGGGAGCGGGCCTTCAGCTGCAAGCCTATTACCAGATAAATAAAGTGGGTGACGGCTATATTATTCCCATAAGCAAAGAGGGATGCATCCCGGAGGGGGATGTTCGGGAAGGACAAATGCAGCTAGTCACAAGCCTTTAG